ATCAGTTCAACTACTTCAAAAGGTTTGGTTAAATAGTCATCGGCTCCGGCATTGAGCCCTTCAACTCGCTGGGTCAGGTTATCTCGGGCACTTAATACCACAACCGGGGTGTTAATGTTTTCATCACGCATACTTTTTAATACGGTGAGACCGTCGAGTTTCGGTAATCCGAGATCGAGAACAATGACGTCCCATTCTTCCGATGTTGCTCGGTAAAGGGCATCCACACCATCTTGTGAGAGCTCAGGGACCCAATCGTGGCTTTCTAAGGTTTCAATGATTTGTTGGCCTAGGCGAACATCGTCTTCTACAACGAGTATTTTCATGATTTTCCACTGTGTTTTATTTGATGAGAGCCATTACATTACGTCCGCGTATGGCGCTCATATGCAATGACTGGGCATTATAACTCACGTTATACACGCTATTTTGATAAACAAGCTTAAGTTCGTACACCCATTGTTGGTTGTTTTTATTGAGTTCGACTTTAATCACTCGCCCATGTAATTGTTGATCCACTTTGGCATACAAAGCAGAAAAGGGGTGAATGTCCCCATCTTTGACGGCTTGATAGACTTTTTGTTGATCTTCGCTGATTTCAACTTGTGTCCCATTCGGTGCATCATAGAGATCCAGTGCGGGTGAGGGAAAA
This DNA window, taken from Vibrio palustris, encodes the following:
- a CDS encoding PepSY domain-containing protein; translation: MRMKHLKMCLLPTILIGLPLSAWANDHFPSPALDLYDAPNGTQVEISEDQQKVYQAVKDGDIHPFSALYAKVDQQLHGRVIKVELNKNNQQWVYELKLVYQNSVYNVSYNAQSLHMSAIRGRNVMALIK